The following proteins are co-located in the Dermochelys coriacea isolate rDerCor1 chromosome 4, rDerCor1.pri.v4, whole genome shotgun sequence genome:
- the LRAT gene encoding LOW QUALITY PROTEIN: lecithin retinol acyltransferase (The sequence of the model RefSeq protein was modified relative to this genomic sequence to represent the inferred CDS: deleted 1 base in 1 codon) produces MKNPMYAVASLLLEKLLLLAHLRLCSEGPGAAEEEAKAARSYDATCFKRGDLLEVPRTLFVHFGIYLGDNRVAHLMPDILPAFTDDQRQLQRVVTNKRLVLGVLARMARIRVDTVEDFAYGGSILANHMDEALPNEALCAEEVARRAEKLVGATAYSLLWNNCEHFVTYCRYGSALSFQTDKFCETVKMIIRDQRSVLASALLGLASIVCLGLAPSTTLPTIIIPFFLWMAG; encoded by the exons ATGAAGAACCCCATGTACGCGGtggcctccctgctgctggagaagctgcTCCTCCTGGCCCACCTCAGGCTGTGCAGCGAGGGCCCCGGCGCGGCGGAGGAAGAGGCGAAAGCCGCCCGCTCCTACGACGCCACCTGCTTCAAGCGGGGCGACCTGCTGGAGGTGCCCCGC ACCCTCTTCGTCCACTTCGGCATCTACCTCGGGGACAACCGGGTGGCGCACCTGATGCCGGACATCCTGCCCGCCTTCACCGACGACCAGCGGCAGCTCCAGCGGGTGGTGACCAACAAGAGGCTGGTCCTGGGCGTCCTGGCCAGGATGGCCCGCATCCGGGTGGACACGGTGGAGGACTTCGCCTACGGCGGCTCCATCCTGGCGAACCACATGGACGAGGCGCTGCCGAACGAGGCGCTGTGCGCGGAGGAGGTGGCCCGCCGGGCCGAGAAGCTGGTGGGGGCCACGGCGTACAGCCTGCTGTGGAACAACTGCGAGCACTTCGTCACCTACTGCAGATACGGCTCCGCGCTCAGCTTCCAGACCGACAAG TTCTGTGAAACAGTGAAGATGATTATTCGGGACCAGAGAAGTGTTCTTGCTTCAGCGCTCCTGGGATTAGCATCTATAGTCTGTCTGGGTTTGGCACCTTCCACCACCCTGCCCACTATCATTATTCCATTCTTTCTGTGGATGGCTGGTTAA